One genomic window of Vibrio mangrovi includes the following:
- the fmt gene encoding methionyl-tRNA formyltransferase — protein sequence MSQSLRIVFAGTPDFAARHLAALLSSEHEVIAVYTQPDRPAGRGKKLTASPVKTLATEHQIPVYQPENFKSEDSKQALAELNADLMVVVAYGLLLPQAVLDTPKLGCINVHGSILPKWRGAAPIQRSIWAGDEETGVTIMQMDAGLDTGDMLSVASLPVEPTDTSASMYEKLAGLGPQALIDTLREIADGKIAPVCQDDQLASYAKKLSKEEARIDWSQDAVFIERCIRAFNPWPVSHFAITDQAAEASHHIKVWQSRVESILTDKPAGTIIQADKSGIYVATGNGVLVLEQLQIPGKKALPVQDILNARAEWFEVGAQLN from the coding sequence TTGAGCCAGTCACTACGTATTGTCTTTGCCGGAACACCGGATTTTGCCGCCCGTCATCTGGCGGCATTATTGTCTTCAGAGCATGAAGTCATTGCAGTCTACACACAACCTGACCGGCCTGCCGGGCGGGGGAAAAAACTGACAGCCAGCCCTGTCAAAACATTGGCGACGGAGCATCAGATTCCGGTTTACCAACCCGAGAATTTTAAGTCGGAAGACAGTAAACAAGCACTGGCAGAACTGAATGCCGATCTGATGGTTGTTGTTGCCTATGGACTACTACTCCCTCAGGCTGTTCTGGATACACCTAAACTTGGCTGTATCAATGTTCACGGTTCGATTTTACCCAAATGGCGCGGTGCGGCCCCAATTCAACGTTCGATCTGGGCTGGAGACGAAGAAACTGGTGTCACCATCATGCAGATGGATGCAGGACTGGATACCGGAGATATGTTATCTGTTGCCTCATTACCGGTAGAACCCACAGATACCAGTGCTTCAATGTATGAGAAGCTTGCCGGTTTAGGCCCTCAGGCTTTAATTGATACGCTCCGCGAAATTGCTGACGGAAAAATTGCACCGGTTTGTCAGGATGATCAACTCGCCAGCTACGCCAAAAAACTGAGTAAAGAAGAAGCCCGAATAGACTGGTCTCAGGATGCGGTCTTTATTGAACGATGTATCCGGGCCTTTAATCCCTGGCCTGTCAGTCACTTTGCTATTACAGATCAGGCGGCAGAAGCCAGCCATCATATCAAAGTCTGGCAAAGCCGTGTTGAGTCCATCCTGACCGATAAACCAGCCGGAACTATTATTCAGGCAGACAAAAGCGGCATTTATGTTGCTACAGGAAATGGAGTGCTGGTTCTGGAGCAACTTCAGATTCCCGGGAAAAAAGCCCTGCCCGTTCAGGATATTCTCAATGCCCGCGCCGAATGGTTTGAGGTGGGAGCTCAGCTCAATTAA
- the def gene encoding peptide deformylase, whose product MSVLQVLTFPDERLRTVAKPVQEVTPEIQKFVDDMIETMYEEDGIGLAATQVDFHQRIVVIDVSETRDQPRVLINPEIIEKRGEDGIEEGCLSVPGARALVPRAAEVTVRALDRDGKEFTFEADDLLAICVQHELDHLQGKLFVDYLSPLKRKRIKDKLEKIKRANEKKKNEA is encoded by the coding sequence ATGTCTGTATTACAAGTATTAACTTTTCCTGATGAGCGTTTAAGAACGGTCGCAAAACCCGTTCAAGAAGTCACACCTGAAATACAAAAATTCGTTGATGACATGATTGAAACCATGTACGAGGAAGATGGTATTGGTCTGGCAGCAACACAGGTGGATTTCCATCAACGTATCGTGGTGATTGATGTCTCAGAAACCCGGGATCAGCCTCGGGTTCTGATCAATCCTGAAATTATCGAAAAACGGGGTGAAGACGGTATCGAAGAAGGATGCCTGTCAGTTCCCGGAGCAAGAGCACTGGTTCCCCGCGCAGCGGAGGTTACAGTGCGAGCCTTAGACAGAGACGGGAAAGAATTCACCTTTGAAGCCGATGATCTTTTGGCTATCTGTGTTCAACATGAGTTAGATCACTTACAAGGTAAGCTGTTCGTCGATTATCTTTCTCCGCTCAAGCGTAAACGGATTAAAGACAAGCTGGAAAAAATCAAACGCGCCAATGAAAAAAAGAAAAATGAAGCATAA
- the dprA gene encoding DNA-processing protein DprA: protein MRQLTSHVSEQDRLLIWIKLSLVPRLGIQSILKLLGKVSIDSLCDYSGKEWLTLGFSPEQVTYLSGPAKRMADDCLQWLERGEHRHILPHFSAEYPALLKEIPSPPPILFVQGDVPLLSAPQIAIVGSRYASVQGLQDAWHFANEFAQHQVAVTSGLALGIDGQAHQGVLDGGGRTIAVLGAGLERIYPARHRGLAERILEHKKGALVSEFCPSTPPKSMNFPRRNRIISGLSLGVLVIEAAEKSGSLITARYAAEQNRDVFVIPGSIHQVGYRGSNALIRDGACLVQNIDQILSEVGTLSAWVKHEEKIQQNELFPSLIDDEELPFAEVLANVGVKATPVDILATRTHIPVHEVMRQLLELELSGHVVAVAGGYIRKGRG from the coding sequence ATGCGTCAACTTACCTCTCACGTCAGTGAACAAGACAGATTATTGATTTGGATAAAGCTTTCTCTGGTTCCTCGTTTGGGAATTCAGTCGATCTTAAAACTATTGGGAAAAGTTTCGATCGATTCTCTGTGTGATTATTCCGGAAAAGAATGGCTCACTCTTGGTTTTTCTCCGGAGCAGGTGACTTATTTGTCCGGCCCGGCAAAGAGGATGGCGGATGATTGCCTTCAATGGCTGGAGCGTGGCGAGCATCGCCACATTCTCCCTCATTTTTCGGCAGAATATCCGGCATTGCTCAAGGAGATTCCCTCGCCTCCTCCGATTTTGTTTGTTCAGGGGGATGTTCCGCTTCTGTCGGCACCACAGATTGCGATTGTCGGAAGCAGGTATGCCAGTGTGCAGGGATTGCAAGATGCATGGCATTTTGCGAATGAATTTGCTCAGCATCAAGTAGCAGTTACGAGTGGGCTGGCTTTAGGCATTGATGGTCAGGCTCATCAGGGCGTTTTAGATGGTGGAGGCAGAACAATTGCGGTTCTGGGAGCCGGGCTGGAACGGATTTATCCGGCTCGTCACCGGGGTTTGGCTGAACGGATTCTTGAGCATAAAAAAGGTGCTCTGGTGTCAGAATTTTGTCCCTCAACACCTCCGAAATCAATGAATTTTCCACGTCGTAACCGTATTATCAGTGGGTTATCTCTGGGGGTTCTGGTTATTGAAGCTGCAGAAAAAAGCGGCTCACTGATTACAGCAAGGTATGCAGCAGAGCAAAACCGGGATGTTTTTGTGATCCCGGGGTCAATTCATCAGGTTGGTTACCGGGGGAGTAACGCTTTAATTCGTGATGGGGCTTGCTTAGTTCAGAATATTGATCAGATACTCTCCGAAGTTGGTACGTTATCTGCTTGGGTTAAGCATGAAGAGAAAATTCAGCAAAATGAACTTTTTCCGTCACTAATTGACGACGAAGAATTGCCATTTGCTGAAGTGTTAGCTAACGTAGGGGTAAAGGCTACACCAGTTGATATTCTTGCAACGCGCACCCATATACCTGTTCATGAAGTGATGAGACAGCTCCTAGAGCTGGAATTATCCGGGCACGTGGTTGCAGTTGCTGGTGGCTATATTCGTAAGGGGAGGGGCTAG
- a CDS encoding DUF494 family protein, producing the protein MMDILMYLFETYIHSDAELQVDQDELEDELLRAGFHQKEIFKALNWLEELASLQQSDVHSPLSVSAATAMRVYTEQETARLDVECRGFLLFLEQIKVLTPETREMVVDRVMGLETNEFELDDLKWIILMVLFNVPGNENAYTLMEEWLYTKEQGILH; encoded by the coding sequence ATGATGGATATTCTTATGTATCTGTTCGAAACTTACATCCATAGCGATGCTGAGTTACAGGTTGATCAGGATGAGTTAGAGGATGAGCTCCTGCGTGCAGGTTTTCATCAGAAAGAGATCTTCAAAGCCCTCAACTGGTTGGAAGAGTTGGCATCGCTACAACAAAGTGATGTGCACTCTCCGTTGTCAGTCAGTGCTGCAACAGCAATGCGAGTCTATACCGAACAGGAAACGGCCCGACTTGATGTTGAATGTCGCGGATTCCTTTTGTTCCTTGAACAAATCAAAGTATTGACGCCCGAGACCCGGGAAATGGTGGTTGACAGGGTGATGGGACTGGAAACCAATGAATTCGAACTGGATGATTTGAAATGGATTATCCTGATGGTTCTGTTCAATGTTCCCGGTAATGAGAATGCATACACTTTGATGGAAGAGTGGCTGTATACGAAAGAGCAAGGCATTCTGCACTGA
- a CDS encoding DNA topoisomerase family protein: MNRHIDQQLFSAHEHALSEAESCPQCGCELQLRHGKHGPFWGCSAYPECDYIRPLHQHDGHIVKALGVPCPECGHELVLRQGRYGMFIGCSHFPQCHHIESSEPPKTEQPHEVNCPECGTGTLVERKSRFGKAFWACNQYPKCKFAVNYPPVAGKCTECGFPLLLKKKLAEKKVADKASASGTALVCAARRCGHVQDVPESS, translated from the coding sequence ATGAACCGTCATATTGATCAGCAATTATTTTCTGCGCATGAGCATGCTTTGAGTGAAGCGGAATCGTGCCCCCAATGTGGTTGTGAATTGCAGTTGCGTCACGGTAAGCATGGGCCATTTTGGGGGTGTTCAGCCTATCCTGAGTGTGACTATATTCGTCCGCTTCATCAACATGACGGTCATATTGTAAAAGCTCTGGGCGTTCCCTGTCCCGAGTGTGGTCATGAACTGGTGCTACGACAAGGCCGTTACGGCATGTTTATCGGTTGTAGTCACTTTCCTCAATGTCACCATATTGAATCTTCCGAGCCACCTAAAACCGAACAGCCGCATGAAGTAAACTGCCCTGAATGCGGGACTGGCACACTGGTGGAAAGAAAATCCCGTTTTGGTAAAGCATTCTGGGCTTGCAATCAGTATCCGAAGTGTAAGTTTGCTGTGAATTATCCGCCGGTAGCGGGGAAGTGCACTGAATGTGGTTTTCCTTTGTTACTTAAAAAAAAATTAGCTGAGAAAAAAGTAGCTGATAAAGCATCCGCATCTGGTACAGCTCTGGTTTGTGCTGCGCGCCGGTGCGGGCATGTACAGGATGTACCAGAGTCATCATGA
- a CDS encoding 5-(carboxyamino)imidazole ribonucleotide synthase: MHVLVLGAGQLARMMSLAGAPLNIRISAFDVVSGQIVHPLTQEVQGHGLENAIQQADVITAEFEHIPHDILHQCEQSGKLLPGAQAIKTGGDRRLEKSLLDKAGVRNAKYFVIRTREDFDSAIRHVGIPMVLKSALGGYDGKGQWRLKSTTDADEIWPEMQQCIEATENQAIVAEEFVPFDREVSLVGARGKDGEVVVYPLAENIHTDGVLSLSTSIDDQPLQQQAKAMFEAVANTLNYVGVLALEFFDVQGQLLVNEIAPRVHNSGHWTQQGADTCQFENHLRAVCGLHLGSTRLIRPTCMVNILGEDTLPSEILATEGCHIHWYGKEKRPGRKMGHINVSADYYAELERIICSLAEILPQDAFPAVHQFAGQHK, from the coding sequence ATGCATGTACTTGTCTTAGGTGCCGGTCAGCTTGCACGGATGATGTCTCTTGCCGGAGCGCCATTGAATATTCGCATCAGTGCCTTCGACGTAGTCAGCGGGCAGATCGTTCATCCTCTGACACAGGAAGTTCAGGGACATGGACTGGAGAATGCAATTCAGCAGGCAGATGTGATTACCGCAGAATTTGAACATATTCCGCACGACATTCTTCATCAATGTGAACAAAGTGGTAAGTTACTCCCCGGAGCTCAGGCAATCAAAACAGGTGGAGATCGTCGTCTGGAAAAATCGCTGCTCGATAAAGCCGGTGTCAGAAATGCCAAATATTTCGTCATCAGAACCAGAGAAGATTTTGACAGTGCGATCCGCCATGTAGGCATCCCAATGGTTCTCAAGAGTGCGTTGGGTGGATATGACGGAAAAGGTCAATGGCGCCTGAAATCAACGACGGATGCCGATGAAATCTGGCCGGAAATGCAACAATGCATTGAAGCAACAGAAAATCAGGCGATTGTCGCCGAGGAATTCGTTCCTTTTGACCGGGAAGTTTCTCTGGTCGGAGCCAGAGGCAAAGACGGTGAGGTTGTTGTTTATCCGCTGGCAGAAAATATTCACACCGATGGTGTTCTCAGCCTTTCCACATCCATTGATGATCAACCGCTACAGCAGCAGGCTAAAGCTATGTTTGAAGCGGTGGCGAACACACTCAATTATGTCGGCGTTCTGGCTCTGGAGTTTTTTGATGTTCAGGGACAGCTACTTGTGAACGAAATTGCTCCACGGGTTCACAACTCAGGGCACTGGACACAACAGGGAGCCGATACATGTCAGTTTGAGAACCATTTACGCGCAGTTTGTGGCTTACATCTGGGAAGTACCAGACTCATCCGTCCGACATGTATGGTGAATATTCTGGGGGAAGACACTTTGCCATCAGAAATTCTGGCAACAGAAGGATGTCATATTCATTGGTACGGCAAAGAAAAACGTCCCGGCAGGAAAATGGGACATATCAATGTCAGTGCAGATTACTATGCCGAATTGGAACGGATTATCTGTTCACTGGCCGAGATTCTGCCTCAGGATGCTTTCCCGGCGGTTCATCAGTTTGCCGGACAGCACAAGTAA
- the purE gene encoding 5-(carboxyamino)imidazole ribonucleotide mutase, translating to MKVGIIMGSKSDWPTMKLAAEMLEQFGVEYETKVVSAHRTPQLLADYASQAKERGLKVIIAGAGGAAHLPGMTAAFTSLPVLGVPVQSRALKGMDSLLSIVQMPKGIAVGTLAIGEAGAANAGILAAQIIGVHDENVMQKVEAFRQSQTDTVLANPDPAEE from the coding sequence ATGAAAGTCGGGATTATAATGGGGTCCAAATCTGATTGGCCAACCATGAAGCTTGCAGCTGAGATGCTGGAGCAATTTGGTGTGGAATACGAAACCAAAGTGGTTTCGGCACATCGTACTCCTCAACTGCTTGCCGACTATGCGAGCCAGGCCAAAGAACGTGGTCTCAAAGTTATTATCGCCGGAGCTGGCGGTGCTGCTCACCTACCGGGAATGACGGCAGCCTTCACTAGTCTTCCTGTTCTGGGAGTTCCGGTTCAGTCCAGAGCATTAAAAGGTATGGATTCTCTGCTATCAATTGTACAGATGCCTAAAGGTATTGCTGTCGGTACATTGGCGATAGGGGAAGCTGGGGCAGCCAATGCCGGCATTCTGGCGGCTCAGATTATTGGGGTTCATGACGAAAATGTAATGCAGAAAGTCGAAGCATTCCGTCAGTCTCAAACTGATACTGTCCTTGCCAACCCAGATCCAGCCGAGGAATAA
- a CDS encoding L-threonylcarbamoyladenylate synthase — MNNFEQVLDALHRGDVIAYPTEGVFGVGCDPDCADAIQKLLEIKHRPVEKGLILIASRYEQLQPYIDERQLSAQQLAHVQESWPGPVTWVMPASERVSAWLSGLFDTIAVRVTDHPLVQQLCDAYGKPITSTSANLSGHPPCITTEDVRQQLGHCLNAILEGETGGRNKPSEIRDARTLKILRQG, encoded by the coding sequence GTGAATAATTTTGAGCAGGTGCTTGATGCATTGCATCGGGGAGATGTTATTGCGTATCCGACTGAGGGAGTTTTTGGCGTTGGATGCGATCCTGATTGTGCTGATGCGATTCAAAAGTTGCTGGAAATAAAACATCGTCCGGTTGAAAAGGGGTTGATTCTCATTGCATCCCGCTATGAACAATTACAGCCATATATAGACGAACGCCAGCTTTCGGCGCAACAACTGGCTCATGTTCAGGAAAGCTGGCCGGGACCTGTGACTTGGGTCATGCCTGCGAGTGAACGGGTTTCTGCCTGGTTGAGTGGTTTATTTGATACGATTGCTGTTCGGGTTACCGATCATCCTTTGGTGCAGCAACTGTGTGATGCTTATGGTAAACCCATTACATCGACCAGTGCGAATTTAAGTGGTCATCCGCCTTGCATAACAACAGAAGATGTACGACAGCAGTTAGGACATTGTCTGAATGCGATTTTAGAAGGGGAAACAGGTGGCCGGAATAAGCCGAGTGAGATTCGGGATGCACGAACGCTGAAGATATTAAGACAAGGGTAA
- the hemF gene encoding oxygen-dependent coproporphyrinogen oxidase translates to MSSIDKQTVKNFLLQLQDSICRQLEAVDGQSVFEEDAWHREPGERLGGGGRSRVMKGGHVFEQGGVNFSHVTGNKMPASATAHRPELSGRKFEAMGVSLVMHPNNPYVPTSHMNVRFFIAEKDGEEPIWWFGGGFDLTPFYPFDEDCRHWHEVAKGICQPFGPEVYSQHKDWCDRYFFLPHREETRGIGGLFFDDLNQWDFDTCFAYIRAVGEGYTRAYLPIVERRKDCEFAERERQFQLYRRGRYVEFNLVFDRGTLFGLQSGGRTESILMSMPPLARWEYGYQPEPGSAEARLAEYLTPREW, encoded by the coding sequence ATGAGCAGTATTGATAAACAGACCGTCAAAAATTTTTTATTGCAACTGCAGGATTCAATTTGTCGACAGCTTGAAGCAGTTGATGGCCAGAGTGTATTCGAAGAAGATGCATGGCACCGCGAACCAGGAGAGCGTCTCGGTGGTGGCGGACGTAGCCGGGTGATGAAAGGTGGTCATGTGTTTGAACAGGGCGGAGTTAACTTCTCTCATGTGACAGGGAATAAAATGCCAGCTTCTGCAACGGCACACCGGCCGGAATTATCGGGCCGCAAATTTGAAGCCATGGGTGTTTCTTTAGTGATGCATCCCAATAACCCTTATGTGCCGACTTCACACATGAATGTTCGCTTCTTTATCGCAGAAAAGGATGGAGAGGAACCTATCTGGTGGTTTGGTGGCGGGTTTGATTTAACCCCGTTTTATCCGTTTGATGAAGATTGCCGTCATTGGCATGAAGTGGCGAAAGGCATCTGTCAGCCATTCGGGCCGGAAGTTTATTCGCAACATAAAGATTGGTGTGACCGATACTTTTTCTTGCCGCACCGGGAGGAAACCCGAGGTATCGGTGGACTCTTTTTTGATGACCTGAATCAGTGGGATTTTGATACTTGCTTTGCTTATATTCGAGCGGTCGGGGAAGGTTATACCCGAGCTTATCTGCCGATTGTCGAACGCCGGAAAGATTGCGAATTCGCTGAGCGTGAACGTCAGTTCCAGTTATATCGGCGTGGCAGATATGTTGAATTTAATCTGGTCTTTGACCGGGGAACACTATTTGGTTTGCAATCGGGTGGACGGACCGAGTCTATTCTCATGTCTATGCCGCCATTAGCCCGTTGGGAATACGGTTATCAGCCGGAACCAGGAAGTGCTGAAGCTCGTCTGGCTGAGTATTTGACGCCAAGAGAGTGGTGA